In a single window of the Rhopalosiphum padi isolate XX-2018 chromosome 1, ASM2088224v1, whole genome shotgun sequence genome:
- the LOC132931820 gene encoding histidine protein methyltransferase 1 homolog, with product MFRLSCDADDDLDESTSNENKHQIVKTEELINRNRLNNLPFTELIIGDMSLRLFHGFPNIHNSDLIPGTYEGGYKLWECTLDLLEYLRNNTIFCEEKSVLDLGCGTGLLGIFTLISGAQNVDFQDFNKDVLLDTTMYNVLLNSNNSLEVCKYYSGDWESFSVFNEDTYDLILTSETIYNVKSYTKLINLFEKKLKLSGSILLIAKNYYFGVGGSITEFLNCLKSSKLNADVVWTSTEGVKKTLLNIHF from the coding sequence atgtttAGGCTCAGTTGTGATGCTGATGATGACTTGGATGAGTCTACatctaatgaaaataaacatCAAATAGTCAAAACAGAAGAATTAATTAATCGTAATAGATTGAACAACTTGCCATTTACAGAATTAATTATTGGAGATATGTCTTTAAGACTGTTTCATGGATTTCCCAATATACACAATTCAGATCTCATTCCTGGCACTTATGAAGGAGGATATAAACTTTGGGAATGTACTCTTGACCTTTTAGAATATCTAAGAAATAACACCATTTTTTGTGAAGAAAAATCTGTCTTGGATTTAGGCTGCGGTACTGGCCTTTTGGGTATTTTTACATTGATTTCTGGAGCTCAGAATGTTGATTTTCAAGATTTTAATAAAGATGTATTACTTGATAcaactatgtataatgtattattaaattctaacaACAGTTTAGAAGTTTGCAAGTACTATTCAGGTGATTGGGAATCATTTTCTGTATTTAATGAAGATACATATGATCTAATTTTGACATCAGAAACTATATACAATGTAAAAAGTTATACAAagcttataaatttatttgaaaaaaaattaaaactatcaggaagtattttattaattgccaaaaattattattttggtgtaGGTGGTTCGATTACtgagtttttaaattgtttaaaatcttCTAAACTGAATGCTGATGTTGTTTGGACTAGTACAGAAGgagtaaaaaaaactttacttaatattcatttttaa